One segment of Prionailurus bengalensis isolate Pbe53 chromosome X, Fcat_Pben_1.1_paternal_pri, whole genome shotgun sequence DNA contains the following:
- the EMD gene encoding emerin has product MDDYAVLSDAELAAVLRQYNIPHGPVVGSTRKLYEKKIFEYETQRRRLSPPNSSASSFSYRFSDLDSASVDSDMYDLPKKEDALLYQSKGYGDDYYEESYLSTRTYGEPEPVGASKGFRQPPSSLSDTDTFHHQVREDSLFSSEEESKDRERPVYGRDGTYQSVAHYRPVSSVSRSSLGLSYYPTSSSASPMSSSPSSPTSWLTRRAIRPEKQAPGAGLGQDRQVPLWGQLLLFLVFAAFLLFVYYSLQAEDGNPFWTEP; this is encoded by the exons atGGACGACTACGCGGTCCTGTCGGACGCTGAGCTGGCCGCCGTGCTGCGCCAGTACAACATCCCGCACGGGCCTGTCGTGG GTTCCACCCGCAAGCTCTACGAAAAGAAAATCTTCGAGTACGAGACCCAGAGGCGGAGGCTCTCGCCCCCGAACTCGTCCGCGTCGTCTTTCTCCTATCGGTTCTCGG aCTTAGACTCGGCATCAGTGGACTCGGATATGTACGATCTGCCGAAGAAAGAGGACGCCTTACTCTACCAGAGCAAGG GCTATGGTGATGACTACTATGAGGAGAGCTACTTGAGCACCAGGACTTATGGGGAGCCCGAGCCTGTGGGCGCCTCGAAGGGGTTCCGCCAGCCCCCAAGTTCACTCTCAGACACAGACACCTTTCACCACCAG GTGCGTGAGGACAGTCTTTTCTCTTCTGAAGAGGAGAGCAAGGATAG ggAGCGCCCCGTGTATGGCCGGGACGGCACCTACCAGAGCGTCGCGCACTACCGCCCTGTGTCCAGCGTGTCCAGAAGCTCCCTGGGCCTATCCTATTATCCcacctcctcctccgcctcccccaTGTCCTCCTCTCCATCTTCCCCCACTTCGTGGCTCACTCGTCGAGCTATCCGGCCGGAAAAGCAGGCCCCTGGGGCCGGTCTGGGCCAGGACCGCCAGGTCCCCCTCTGGGGCCAGCTGCTCCTGTTCCTGGTCTTTGCCGCCTTCCTGCTCTTTGTTTACTACTCCTTGCAGGCTGAGGATGGCAATCCCTTCTGGACGGAGCCCTGA